In Cyprinus carpio isolate SPL01 chromosome A1, ASM1834038v1, whole genome shotgun sequence, the following proteins share a genomic window:
- the zgc:175214 gene encoding RING finger protein 122: MQPFQWCNGCLCGLGLQHSDCDMSEEDIYRLPLNVYVIVLGIGMFIFMLSVIFCCYLFRLKQQGTREQYSYNEVGLKQYSSIPFHRLYHSTCCISHSECHGGHPNALYVLGVCPCSHTFHKKCLLKWLEIRSVCPMCNKPIMRLHNADAPRGAEGLQDPEEV, from the exons ATGCAACCATTCCAATGGTGTAACG gctGCCTCTGTGGTCTAGGGCTGCAGCATTCAGACTGTGATATGTCAGAGGAAGACATCTACCGTCTGCCGCTCAACGTCTACGTCATTGTACTGGGCATAGGCATGTTCATCTTCATGCTCAGTGTAATCTTCTGCTGCTATCTGTTCAG ATTGAAACAGCAAGGTACAAGGGAGCAGTACAGCTACAACGAGGTGGGCCTAAAACAATACAGTTCGAT ACCGTTTCACCgtttgtatcactccacttgctgtatttctcacagcgagtgtcatggtGGACACCCAAATGCACTGTATGTACTGGGCGTGTGCCCGTGTTCACACACCTTCCATAAGAA GTGCCTGCTGAAATGGCTAGAGATCCGCAGCGTCTGCCCGATGTGCAATAAACCCATCATGCGTCTACACAACGCTGATGCCCCGCGAGGAGCCGAGGGGCTGCAAGACCCTGAGGAGGTGTAA
- the zp3c gene encoding LOW QUALITY PROTEIN: uncharacterized protein zp3c (The sequence of the model RefSeq protein was modified relative to this genomic sequence to represent the inferred CDS: inserted 2 bases in 1 codon) — TVTGLIVRELPFSMPIRCSYTKFHHSYQVVFIPKIVGGILYRGLQTLAGLSVMAMDASWNLLVVGQSFANKKPKCLKQKGPGSEAGKRLYLNSCFVTSSPNPQSVMKYSVVENYFNKFLVVFMHCVLAFGPKTPMSSAKSCTYTQNPRSEYTKLYGDSXVYNCCASTHPGPPVASGKTMITSESWNLTMGPETSSHLSPEESMPEFSSAGHDDFELFWESDDDY, encoded by the exons ACTGTCACTGGGTTGATTGTGAGGGAACTGCCGTTTTCTATGCCTATTCGTTGTAGCTACACAAA gTTTCATCACTCTTATCAGGTTGTATTCATACCCAAGATAGTAGGTGGAATCTTGTACAGGGGCCTACAAACTCTTGCAGGGCTCTCAGTCATGGCAATGGATG CATCTTGGAACTTGCTTGTTGTTGGCCagagttttgcaaacaaaaaaccaaaatgCCTCAAACAAAAAGGCCCCGGCAGTGAGGCAGGCAAACGGCTGTACCTGAACAGTTGTTTTGTCACTTCCTCTCCCAACCCTCAGTCAGTGATGAAGTATTCTGTGGTTGAGAATTATTTCAACAAATTTTTAGT AGTGTTTATGCATTGTGTGTTGGCCTTTGGACCAAAGACTCCTATGTCAAGTGCCAAGTCATGCACGTATACACAAAATCCAAGAAGTGA GTACACTAAGCTATATGGTGATTC AGTCTACAACTGTTGTGCTTCTACACACCCTGGTCCTCCAGTTGCATCTG GTAAGACAATGATCACCAGTGAGTCTTGGAATTTgacga TGGGCCCAGAAACCTCATCACATCTTTCACCAGAAGAGTCTATGCCTGAATTTTCTTCAGCTGGCCATGATGACTTTGAGCTGTTCTGGGAATCAGATGATGATTACTAG
- the LOC109068839 gene encoding calcium homeostasis modulator protein 1: MDKFRMMAQILQSNQESFMNGICGVMALASAQLYTSFEFNCPCIPEYNYSYGISMLVIPPIWFFLLGFVLNNNVSMLAEEWKRPVGQRRKDPTVIRYMCVSISQRSLIAPAVWISVTLMDGKSFLCAYSMDLDMSEFGKNVSGHGLSQEELLRTLAKIPCKHIYDGQHILSREAATRYICCISQAFGWLFLLIITIAAFLIRAIRPCFTQATFLKTKYWSHYVDTERKMFDETCTEHAKSFAKICIKQYFEGVSGEIQSLHDHSRGDDSDDEDNKPATEEDTLMGVRRQDTMNKVLWDWHTCKPPLTLRKSGDASTEQNGDCSMNANKNQDKNIGDKTELNEGQNGFKCSYVNPGLDIGQSNLDKGYENASFSTEQNGFTNRHSNASTSQNGFMNGCVSSPCNTQRKAWAVYYSKV, encoded by the exons ATGGATAAGTTCCGAATGATGGCCCAGATTCTCCAGTCCAACCAAGAGTCTTTTATGAATGGTATTTGTGGCGTCATGGCCCTGGCGAGTGCTCAGCTCTACACGTCTTTTGAATTCAACTGTCCCTGTATCCCTGAATACAACTACTCATATGGGATCAGCATGCTTGTTATTCCACCTATATGGTTCTTCCTTTTGGGTTTTGTACTAAACAACAATGTCTCGATGCTGGCGGAGGAGTGGAAACGGCCGGTAGGACAGCGGAGGAAGGACCCTACAGTCATTCGCTACATGTGTGTGTCCATATCCCAGCGGTCACTCATCGCACCAGCCGTTTGGATCTCAGTGACTCTAATGGATGGTAAAAGCTTCCTGTGTGCCTACAGTATGGACCTGGACATGTCTGAATTTGGCAAGAATGTAAGTGGACACGGACTGTCTCAAGAGGAACTCTTACGAACACTGGCCAAAATACCATGCAAGCATATATATGATGGCCAGCACATCCTATCGAGAGAGGCCGCCACCAGATACATATGCTGTATTTCACAG GCATTTGGATGGTTGTTCTTGTTGATAATCACAATCGCTGCATTTCTGATCAGAGCCATTCGTCCCTGCTTCACTCAGGCCACCTTTCTCAAAACCAAATACTGGTCCCACTACGTAGACACGGAGCGCAAGATGTTTGATGAGACTTGCACAGAACATGCCAAAAGTTTCGCCAAGATCTGCATCAAGCAATACTTTGAGGGTGTTAGCGGTGAGATTCAAAGCCTTCATGATCATTCACGTGGAGATGATAGCGATGATGAGGACAATAAACCTGCTACAGAAGAAGACACACTGATGGGCGTTCGGCGTCAGGACACCATGAATAAGGTGCTGTGGGACTGGCACACGTGTAAACCTCCGCTGACTCTGAGAAAGTCTGGCGATGCTAGCACTGAACAAAATGGCGATTGTAGCATGAATGCTAacaaaaatcaagacaaaaatatCGGTGATAAAACTGAACTTAATGAGGGCCAAAATGGCTTCAAATGCAGTTATGTGAATCCTGGCCTTGATATTGGCCAAAGCAATTTGGACAAGGGATATGAGAATGCTAGCTTTAGCACAGAACAAAATGGTTTTACGAATAGACATAGCAATGCTAGCACAAGCCAAAATGGATTCATGAATGGTTGTGTCTCTTCTCCATGCAATACTCAAAGGAAAGCATGGGCAGTGTATTACAGCAAAGTCTGA
- the LOC109068838 gene encoding inositol 1,4,5-trisphosphate receptor-interacting protein: MEDTLLKVFVVVVSLLLSKDPNVVHDQDDDIMVSMQDHEHFLLEEGAKLEHGEHSVAMELPHSIQEESQNHRRVPKGEGDTSDVQQIRPNDKTTVLHEEQGEQNDFHQKAFAPDNQEILDIDTDKRTLHMSKEGLTHEHVNEDQSGPTVDQNVSQGDVVHPEKPQACWTDTHHEHQVDKGLFIDQNILTSGQRLTTITQGKQSSDQEDTYSWYLWKTLSLISFFRILKNFLRKGFKLKSKMLRCLNMSLVSDLDSKTLTSFHNQCVLVPPSHSWQTCEFVEGFVNDLLEAVRTTGSDMEIEDFVGVGSLYEQWASRKSIVCDIHVPVVPPKPYSLEFELLKESRGSSTIQYCCRVKMVKGGASSTICPCSNSNLDDDDTLCLLHPDKKEDHVTEKNIYDLLCQENSSYLAKTHVVKWFKTAVRKAWDEISHKYEFDLLFQNRENPGSLKVRFRSGWVILFNLTPVVRFKDSEVHLIPYSPSGIFSDTHWPVCFMRYENALLQHITKTLPDNACHIHCLQILSFLHKHQTGLTGPCGLTNYHLKNAVLHLLVNKTLSWDPEQMACRLDDLLTFLKQKLKAKSLNHALVGNPLIPSEIGFPEEFGVGKPVNLFLPLSNEELYLKTNRHLLEMIRNMPVLIYEYGSMRNIL; the protein is encoded by the coding sequence ATGGAGGACACATTACTAAAGGTGTTTGTCGTGGTCGTCAGTCTGCTTCTCTCAAAGGATCCCAATGTCGTTCACGACCAAGATGATGACATCATGGTGAGCATGCAAGACCATGAGCACTTTCTGTTGGAGGAAGGGGCAAAGCTAGAACATGGGGAGCACAGTGTTGCCATGGAGCTGCCACATTCAATTCAGGAAGAGTCCCAAAATCATCGCAGGGTGCCGAAAGGAGAGGGGGACACATCAGATGTTCAACAAATTAGGCCAAATGACAAGACCACAGTGCTGCACGAGGAGCAGGGAGAGCAAAATGACTTCCATCAAAAGGCATTTGCACCAGATAACCAGGAAATATTGGATATTGACACAGACAAACGTACATTGCATATGTCAAAGGAAGGCCTAACACATGAGCATGTCAATGAGGACCAGTCAGGGCCCACTGTGGACCAGAACGTCTCTCAGGGGGATGTGGTACACCCGGAAAAGCCACAAGCTTGCTGGACTGACACCCATCACGAACATCAAGTTGATAAGGGATTATTCATTGACCAAAACATACTAACTTCAGGTCAAAGGTTGACAACGATAACTCAAGGGAAACAATCTAGTGACCAAGAGGACACCTACAGTTGGTACCTTTGGAAAACACTGTCCTTGATTTCATTTTTTcgtattttaaaaaatttcctCAGAAAGGGTTTCAAGCTGAAAAGTAAGATGCTGAGATGCTTGAACATGTCCCTGGTTTCTGATCTTGATTCCAAGACCTTAACTAGCTTCCATAACCAGTGTGTCCTGGTTCCACCCAGTCACAGTTGGCAAACTTGTGAGTTTGTAGAGGGTTTTGTGAATGACCTGCTGGAAGCTGTGAGGACTACAGGTTCAGACATGGAGATTGAGGACTTTGTTGGTGTTGGGAGCTTATACGAGCAGTGGGCTTCAAGAAAGAGCATCGTGTGTGACATACATGTACCCGTCGTCCCTCCAAAGCCTTATAGCTTAGAGTTTGAGCTTTTGAAAGAAAGTAGAGGTTCTTCAACCATCCAGTACTGTTGCAGAGTCAAGATGGTCAAAGGTGGCGCCAGTTCAACCATCTGCCCTTGCAGCAATTCCAACCTAGATGATGATGATACGTTGTGTCTTCTACATCCAGATAAAAaagaagatcatgtgactgaaaagAACATTTATGACCTTCTATGTCAAGAAAATAGCTCATATCTTGCTAAAACGCATGTTGTGAAGTGGTTTAAGACAGCCGTTAGGAAAGCATGGGATGAGATCAGCCACAAGTATGAGTTTGACCTACTATTCCAGAATAGAGAAAACCCTGGGAGTCTCAAAGTTCGTTTCAGGTCAGGTTGGGTCATTCTGTTCAATCTCACACCTGTGGTCAGATTTAAAGACTCAGAGGTACATCTGATCCCGTATTCTCCCTCTGGCATATTCTCGGACACCCATTGGCCTGTATGTTTTATGCGCTACGAAAACGCCCTTCTTCAACACATAACCAAAACGCTTCCAGACAATGCATGCCATATTCATTGCCTACAGATCCTTTCCTTCCTACACAAACACCAGACTGGCCTGACTGGACCATGTGGGCTAACAAACTACCACTTGAAGAATGCAGTGTTACATCTTCTGGTAAACAAAACCTTATCTTGGGACCCTGAGCAGATGGCTTGCAGACTTGATGATCTGCTGACTTTCTTAAAGCAAAAACTCAAAGCTAAATCACTAAACCATGCTCTTGTTGGGAATCCTCTCATTCCTAGTGAGATTGGATTTCCAGAAGAGTTCGGAGTGGGAAAACCTGTTAACTTGTTTCTGCCATTGTCAAATGAAGAGTTGTACTTAAAAACAAATAGACACTTACTGGAGATGATTAGAAACATGCCAGTCCTGATATATGAATATGGATCAATGAGAAACAttctataa